From a region of the Anomalospiza imberbis isolate Cuckoo-Finch-1a 21T00152 chromosome 3, ASM3175350v1, whole genome shotgun sequence genome:
- the DDO gene encoding D-aspartate oxidase — protein MASPKVAVVGAGVIGLSTALCITETCPSCSVTVLSDQFSPNTTSDVAAGMLIPHTYPDTPIHRQKQWFKETFTYLFAISNSAKASEAGIHLVSGWQVFKSTPKEELPFWSDIVLGFRPMSKAELQKFPQHRFGQAFTTLKCDCPPYLLWLEKRLKAAGTQMYTRKVADLWELHSEYDIVVNCTGMGAQQLVGDKQLFPVRGQVLKVHAPWVKQFIRDGDGLTYIYPGIHKVTLGGTRENGSWSLSPDAYTTRDIFDRCCSLEPSLQGAQDIQVKVGLRPSRQCVRVQREVLSQGGVKLPVVHNYGHGAGGFSVHRGTAKEAAHLVEECISAL, from the exons ATGGCCTCACCCAAGGTTGCAGTGGTGGGTGCAGGAGTCATCGGCCTGTCCACAGCACTGTGCATCACAGAGACTTgtcccagctgctctgtgacAGTCCTTTCGGACCAGTTCAGCCCCAACACAACAAGTGATGTGGCAGCTGGGATGCTCATCCCTCACACCTACCCAG ACACACCGATCCACAGGCAGAAGCAGTGGTTCAAAGAGACCTTCACTTACCTTTTTGCCATCAGCAACTCAGCCAAGGCATCAGAGGCTGGCATTCACCTGGTCTCTGG TTGGCAGGTCTTTAAAAGCACTCCCAAGGAAGAGTTACCTTTCTGGTCAGATATTGTGCTGGGATTCCGACCAATGTCCAAAGCAGAACTCCAAAAGTTCCCGCAGCACCGATTTGGTCAGGCCTTTACGACCCTGAAATGCGACTGCCCACCCTACCTGCTGTGGCTGGAGAAAAG GTTGAAAGCAGCTGGCACCCAGATGTACACCAGGAAAGTGGCAGACTTGTGGGAGCTGCACAGTGAATATGACATCGTTGTCAACTGCACAGGCATGGGAGCCCAACAGCTGGTGGGGGACAAGCAGCTCTTCCCTGTCAGGGGACAAGTACTCAAGGTTCACGCTCCTTGGGTGAAACAATTCATCCGGGATGGAGATGGCTTAACTTACATCTACCCAGGGATACACAAGGTGACCCTGGGGGGAACCAGGGAAAACGGGAGCTGGAGTCTCTCCCCTGATGCTTACACCACTAGAGACATCTTTGACAGATGCTGCTCCCTTGAGCCCTCACTGCAGGGAGCCCAGGATATCCAGGTGAAGGTGGGCCTGAGGCCATCCAGGCAGTGTGTGAGAGTGCAGAGAGAGGTTTTGAGCCAAGGAGGAGTTAAGCTCCCAGTGGTTCACAACTATGGGCATGGGGCGGGTGGCTTTTCAGTGCACAGGGGCACAGCCAAAGAGGCTGCTCACCTGGTGGAAGAGTGCATTTCTGCTCTGTAA